The Bacteroides acidifaciens genome includes a region encoding these proteins:
- a CDS encoding IS4 family transposase: MNQDKYVFAQLVEFLNNDKFRRLVDKYDGNRYVKHFTCWSQLLAMMFGQLSNRESLRDLIVALEAHQGKRYHLGLGREPIAKTTLASANQNRDYRIFEDFAFYMMKEACEKRSTHILDIPGRKYAFDSTTIPLCLATFPWAKFRKKKGGVKAHVLYDIEAQLPAFYTVTTASRHDSTEMSAINYEPNAYYIFDRAYDSFKELYRIHLTGSFFVVRAKSNLKCKFCKWKRRMPKNILSDAEVKLIGYTSGKKYPESFRVIRFYDEEDDREFTFLTNAKHISALDVANLYKKRWFVELFFKWLKQHLKIKRFWGTTENAVRIQISVAIITYCLVAIVQYDMQLNRSTYEVLQILSISLTDKTPLQELFNKTNFNDVKEQFNPLIPGLFD; the protein is encoded by the coding sequence ATGAACCAAGATAAATATGTTTTCGCTCAGTTAGTAGAATTCTTGAACAATGATAAGTTCAGAAGACTTGTAGACAAGTATGATGGCAATCGTTATGTGAAACATTTCACTTGCTGGAGTCAGTTACTTGCAATGATGTTCGGTCAACTCAGTAATCGTGAAAGTCTTCGTGACTTGATTGTAGCTTTGGAAGCACATCAAGGAAAGCGTTATCATTTGGGATTGGGTCGTGAGCCCATTGCCAAAACTACGCTTGCATCTGCCAATCAGAATCGGGATTACAGAATCTTCGAAGATTTTGCTTTCTATATGATGAAGGAAGCATGTGAAAAACGATCGACTCACATCTTGGATATTCCAGGAAGGAAGTATGCGTTTGATTCCACTACAATTCCTTTATGTTTGGCTACATTCCCTTGGGCGAAGTTCCGTAAGAAAAAAGGTGGAGTTAAGGCTCATGTCCTTTATGACATAGAAGCACAACTTCCAGCCTTTTATACAGTAACTACAGCATCCAGGCATGATTCAACAGAAATGTCCGCAATTAATTATGAGCCAAATGCTTATTATATATTTGACAGAGCGTATGACTCGTTTAAAGAACTTTATCGGATTCATCTTACAGGTTCTTTCTTTGTAGTCAGAGCGAAGTCTAATCTGAAATGCAAGTTCTGTAAATGGAAGCGTAGAATGCCGAAAAATATCCTTTCAGATGCGGAAGTGAAACTGATAGGGTACACTTCTGGAAAGAAGTATCCTGAATCATTCAGAGTCATCCGTTTCTATGATGAAGAGGATGATCGTGAATTCACATTCCTGACGAATGCCAAACACATATCTGCACTTGATGTTGCCAATCTTTATAAGAAAAGATGGTTCGTGGAACTTTTCTTCAAATGGCTGAAACAACACCTTAAGATAAAAAGGTTCTGGGGTACTACCGAGAATGCGGTTCGAATACAGATTAGTGTTGCTATCATCACCTATTGTTTAGTAGCTATTGTACAATATGATATGCAACTGAATCGTTCAACTTATGAGGTCTTGCAGATTCTTAGCATCTCATTAACAGATAAAACGCCTTTACAAGAGCTGTTTAATAAGACTAATTTCAATGAT
- a CDS encoding glycoside hydrolase family 97 protein, with product MKKLTVLLMCVLCVFIAQAQKTITLSSPNGKLQTTITTGDKLTYDITCNGRQILAASSISMTLDNGEVWGEKARLSGISRKSIDRMVSSPFYRASELRDYYNELTLRFKKDWNIEFRAYNDGIVYRFVSRVKKPFNVVDEEVDYRFPNDMTATVPYVKTGKDGDFNSQFYNSFENTYTTDKLSKLNKQRLMFLPLVVDAGEGVKLCVTESDLENYPGLYLSVSKGENNLKGTFAPYPKRTEQGGHNKLQMLVKEREAYIAKVDKPRNFPWRMAIVTTADKDLAASNLSYLLAAPSRLSDISWIKPGKVAWDWWNDWNLDGVDFVTGVNNATYKAYIDFASTKGIEYVILDEGWAVNLQADLMQVVKEIDLKELVDYAASKNVGIILWAGYYAFERDMENVCRHYAAMGVKGFKVDFMDRDDQEMTAFNYRAAEMCAKYKLILDLHGTHKPAGMNRTYPNVLNFEGVNGLEQMKWSPASLDQVKYDVMIPFIRQVSGPMDYTQGAMRNASKGNYYPCNSEPMSQGTRCRQLALYVVLESPFNMLCDNPGNYMREPESTDFIAGIPTVWDESIVLDGKIGEYIVTARRQGNVWYVGGITDWTARDIEVDCSFLGDDKTYDVTLFKDGVNAHRVGRDYKRESLSIKKDGKLKIHLAPGGGFALQIK from the coding sequence ATGAAAAAACTGACAGTCTTACTAATGTGTGTGTTGTGTGTATTTATTGCACAAGCCCAAAAAACAATTACGCTGAGTTCCCCGAACGGGAAACTGCAAACTACTATTACAACGGGGGATAAACTTACTTATGACATCACTTGCAACGGACGGCAAATACTTGCCGCTTCTTCCATCTCAATGACATTGGATAACGGAGAAGTCTGGGGTGAGAAAGCGAGACTTTCCGGTATTTCCAGAAAAAGCATCGACCGGATGGTGTCTTCTCCTTTCTATCGTGCCAGTGAATTGAGAGATTATTATAATGAACTGACATTACGATTCAAGAAAGACTGGAACATAGAATTTCGTGCATACAATGATGGTATTGTTTATCGCTTTGTCAGTAGGGTAAAGAAGCCTTTCAATGTGGTTGATGAAGAGGTGGACTATCGTTTCCCGAATGACATGACAGCTACTGTTCCTTATGTCAAGACTGGAAAAGACGGTGATTTTAACTCTCAGTTCTACAACTCTTTTGAGAATACTTATACCACGGATAAACTGTCAAAGCTGAATAAACAACGCCTGATGTTTCTGCCATTGGTAGTAGATGCCGGAGAAGGTGTCAAGTTGTGTGTCACAGAATCCGATTTGGAAAACTATCCGGGACTTTACTTGTCGGTCTCCAAAGGAGAAAACAATTTGAAAGGAACATTCGCCCCTTACCCGAAACGGACAGAACAGGGTGGACATAATAAACTCCAAATGCTTGTCAAAGAACGCGAAGCCTATATTGCCAAAGTCGATAAACCCCGTAATTTCCCGTGGCGCATGGCCATCGTCACCACTGCGGACAAAGACCTTGCGGCAAGCAACCTCAGTTATCTTCTGGCAGCTCCTTCACGTCTGTCGGACATCTCGTGGATTAAACCCGGCAAAGTAGCTTGGGACTGGTGGAATGATTGGAACTTGGATGGCGTTGATTTTGTCACAGGTGTAAATAACGCGACTTATAAAGCCTATATTGATTTTGCTTCAACAAAAGGCATTGAATATGTGATACTTGACGAAGGCTGGGCGGTAAATCTGCAAGCAGATTTGATGCAGGTCGTGAAAGAGATTGATTTGAAAGAACTGGTCGACTATGCCGCTTCCAAAAATGTAGGTATCATTCTTTGGGCGGGTTATTATGCTTTCGAACGTGATATGGAGAATGTCTGCCGTCATTATGCCGCAATGGGAGTGAAAGGTTTCAAAGTCGATTTCATGGATCGTGACGACCAAGAAATGACTGCTTTCAATTATCGGGCTGCTGAGATGTGTGCTAAATATAAGTTGATTCTCGATTTGCACGGAACGCATAAACCGGCAGGTATGAACCGCACTTATCCCAATGTACTGAACTTTGAGGGAGTGAATGGTTTGGAACAGATGAAATGGAGTCCGGCTTCGCTCGACCAGGTGAAATATGATGTGATGATTCCTTTTATCCGCCAGGTTTCCGGTCCGATGGATTATACGCAGGGGGCTATGCGCAATGCTTCGAAAGGTAATTATTATCCTTGCAATTCGGAACCGATGAGCCAGGGCACACGTTGCCGCCAGTTGGCTCTGTATGTGGTCTTAGAATCCCCTTTCAATATGTTGTGCGATAATCCGGGCAACTATATGCGCGAACCGGAATCAACAGATTTTATTGCCGGGATTCCTACCGTATGGGATGAGAGCATTGTTCTTGACGGTAAAATAGGAGAGTACATCGTGACTGCACGCCGGCAAGGAAATGTGTGGTATGTAGGTGGGATAACCGACTGGACTGCTCGTGATATAGAAGTTGACTGTTCTTTCTTGGGGGATGATAAGACGTATGACGTTACCTTGTTCAAAGATGGCGTAAATGCTCATCGCGTCGGTCGTGACTATAAACGTGAATCTCTTTCGATAAAGAAAGATGGTAAGTTAAAGATTCATCTGGCACCTGGCGGTGGTTTTGCTCTTCAGATAAAATAA